One part of the Actinomyces howellii genome encodes these proteins:
- a CDS encoding glycosyltransferase: MTTPRLPRSQGRGPRVAMLVYNDAHNDTRVLKEAASLRAAGATVRIFAVARPRAGYGPGLEEVADGVDINRLREFGLGGITARMRGDRPAASGPDPAPPADDASGPVAQADQPNSPAGSPPEPSRGPRAVRRGLAAAGALVGRAGADAAMRAYRTVSLSAYWLRAARAVLAWSPDVVHANDANTLAPALWVVDRCGARLVYDSHELWRHRNVRPDRPVAPRVEAAIETRGIERADAVLTVSPSIVEWLDEHYRLSAPPVLVRNIPVAGPPPDPARGRLRELAGLGAEARVIAYGGRLTTSRGLEETVAALAELPEDVHLVMLGYGEPDYLAALDEDVRRAGVADRVHRVGPVAPHEVAQALADADLSVVHVRPTCLSYRFALPNKLFESIRAGLPVAAADLPDIRAVVEELGVGEVFDGEDPGALAQTIATILADPGRYRAAARAAAPSLTWERESEALLGAYRQALMGDRA; encoded by the coding sequence ATGACGACACCGAGGCTCCCGCGCTCCCAGGGTCGTGGTCCCCGAGTGGCCATGCTCGTCTACAACGACGCGCACAACGACACCCGGGTGCTCAAGGAGGCGGCCTCCCTGCGGGCCGCCGGCGCGACGGTGCGTATCTTCGCCGTGGCGCGGCCGCGCGCCGGCTACGGGCCCGGTCTCGAGGAGGTTGCCGACGGCGTCGACATCAACCGTCTCCGCGAGTTCGGCCTGGGCGGGATCACGGCACGGATGCGAGGTGACCGACCCGCCGCCTCGGGGCCGGACCCGGCCCCGCCCGCCGACGACGCCTCCGGCCCGGTCGCGCAGGCCGACCAGCCCAACTCGCCAGCCGGTTCGCCCCCTGAGCCCTCCCGGGGGCCGCGGGCGGTGCGGCGGGGCCTGGCCGCCGCAGGAGCCCTCGTCGGACGTGCCGGGGCGGACGCGGCCATGCGCGCCTACAGGACGGTGTCGCTGTCGGCCTACTGGCTGCGGGCCGCCCGAGCCGTCCTGGCCTGGAGCCCTGACGTCGTCCACGCCAACGACGCCAACACCCTGGCCCCCGCCCTGTGGGTCGTCGACCGTTGCGGCGCCCGGCTCGTCTACGACTCCCACGAGCTGTGGCGCCACCGCAACGTGCGGCCGGACCGGCCGGTGGCTCCCCGCGTCGAGGCCGCCATCGAGACCCGCGGGATCGAGCGCGCCGACGCCGTCCTGACCGTCTCCCCCTCGATCGTGGAGTGGCTCGACGAGCACTACCGCCTGTCGGCCCCTCCGGTGCTCGTCCGCAACATCCCGGTGGCGGGCCCGCCACCCGACCCCGCCCGAGGACGGCTGCGCGAGCTGGCCGGCCTGGGAGCGGAGGCCCGCGTCATCGCCTACGGCGGACGCCTGACGACCTCGCGGGGCCTGGAGGAGACCGTCGCCGCCCTGGCCGAGCTGCCTGAGGACGTCCACCTCGTCATGCTCGGATACGGCGAGCCGGACTACCTCGCCGCCCTCGACGAGGACGTCCGGCGAGCAGGGGTCGCCGACCGCGTCCACCGGGTCGGCCCCGTGGCGCCGCACGAGGTGGCCCAGGCGCTGGCCGACGCCGACCTGTCGGTGGTCCACGTGCGCCCCACCTGCCTGTCCTACCGCTTCGCCCTGCCCAACAAGCTCTTCGAGTCCATCCGCGCGGGCCTGCCCGTGGCGGCCGCCGACCTGCCCGACATCCGGGCGGTGGTCGAGGAGCTGGGGGTCGGCGAGGTCTTCGACGGCGAGGACCCCGGTGCGCTGGCCCAGACCATCGCGACGATCCTGGCCGACCCTGGACGCTACCGGGCCGCCGCTCGGGCCGCGGCCCCCTCGCTCACCTGGGAGCGAGAGTCCGAGGCGCTCCTGGGCGCCTACCGCCAGGCACTTATGGGGGA